Proteins encoded together in one Miscanthus floridulus cultivar M001 chromosome 16, ASM1932011v1, whole genome shotgun sequence window:
- the LOC136512548 gene encoding probable calcium-transporting ATPase 6, plasma membrane-type, with translation MESSRSWSIDSYLNEHFDIPAKNPPSEARLRWRRAVGLVVRNRRRRFRMFSGLHALDDAQRRKILGKVQVVINVHKAALHFIEGIRRYHLSPELIEEGFCISPDELAAITGIREDSTVFKTHGGISGISRKIKASLEDGIKETEIATRQKLYGSNKHTEKPPRSFWMFVWDALHDLTLIILIVCAIVSLVVGLATEGWPKGIYDGLGIITSILLVVLVTASNDYKQSRKFMELDCEKKKIYALVTRDRKTKRVLTHDLVVGDILHLSIGDVVPADGLFISGYCLVIDESSLSGESEPVHVSEEKPFIHAGSKVVDGTAKMLVTVVGMRTEWGKIMDTLNDDGVDETPLQVKLNGVATIIGQIGLVFAILTFLVLLVRFLVDKGMHVGLLNWSANDARTIVNYFAIAVTIIVVAVPEGLPLAVTLSLAFAMQKLMNDKALVRHLAACETMGSASCICTDKTGTLTTNHMIVDKVWIGDVSKSVNGDTNMNELKAATAESAQDTLIQGIFVNTGSEIVKGDDGKKTILGTPTEAALLEFGLSLQGDLYGEYNKLARVKVEPFNSVKKMMSVLIQLPNGGLRSFCKGASELILGQCDTFLNSEGNLAPLSEMQKQNVLNIINSFASEALRTLCIAFKDLNEILDDQTIPEDGYTLIALFGIKDPVRSGVRDAVMTCMAAGIKVRMVTGDNINTAKAIAKECGILTEDGIAIEGRELHDKSTDELKEILPKIQVMARSLPMDKYKLVTSLKSMYQEVVAVTGDGTNDGPALRESDIGLAMGIAGTEVAKENADVIIMDDNFSTIVNVARWGRAVYLNIQKFVQFQLTVNIVALIVNFISACIIGTAPLTAVQLLWVNMIMDTLGALALATEPPNDEMMRRPPVKRGHSLITLVMWRNILGQALYQLLVLGTLMFVGKRILNIEGPNADRTINTLIFNSFVFCQVFNEINSREMEKINVFRGILKNWIFISILTATVIFQVIIVEFLGTFANTVPLSWELWLLSVILGSVSMVISVILKCIPVESRKTNIMPHGYELLPEAPETV, from the exons GGAAAAGTTCAGGTTGTAATTAATGTGCACAAGGCAGCGCTGCATTTTATCGAAG GTATAAGACGATACCACCTATCTCCTGAGCTTATCGAAGAGGGATTTTGTATCAGCCCAGATGAACTGGCAGCAATTACTGGAATTCGTGAAGATTCTACAGTCTTCAAGACACATGGGGGAATTAGTGGAATATCTAGGAAAATCAAAGCATCATTGGAAGATGGCATCAAGGAAACTGAAATAGCAACCAGGCAGAAACTGTATGGCAGTAATAAGCATACTGAGAAGCCTCCTAGAAGCTTCTGGATGTTTGTCTGGGATGCATTGCATGACCTGACGTTGATTATTCTAATCGTTTGTGCCATTGTTTCTCTAGTAGTTGGCCTTGCCACTGAGGGGTGGCCGAAGGGCATCTATGACGGCCTTGGCATAATAACCAGCATTTTATTGGTGGTGCTGGTTACAGCGTCCAATGATTACAAACAGTCACGGAAGTTCATGGAGCTGGActgtgagaaaaagaagatataTGCCCTTGTCACTAGAGATAGGAAAACTAAAAGGGTACTGACTCATGATTTGGTTGTGGGTGACATTTTGCATCTTTCAATAGGTGATGTGGTTCCTGCAGATGGCCTGTTCATCTCTGGCTACTGCTTAGTCATAGATGAATCTAGCTTATCAGGTGAGAGTGAACCAGTTCATGTTTCTGAAGAAAAGCCTTTTATTCATGCTGGAAGTAAAGTGGTAGATGGGACTGCCAAGATGCTTGTAACTGTTGTTGGTATGCGTACTGAATGGGGCAAAATCATGGATACTCTGAATGATGATGGAGTGGATGAAACCCCTTTACAAGTTAAGCTTAATGGTGTGGCCACAATCATTGGACAGATCGGATTGGTGTTTGCTATCCTCACATTTTTAGTACTTCTAGTGAGGTTCCTGGTTGACAAGGGAATGCATGTTGGCTTGTTAAATTGGTCAGCAAATGATGCACGGACAATAGTGAACTACTTTGCTATTGCAGTGACAATCATTGTTGTCGCAGTCCCTGAGGGTCTACCACTGGCTGTGACTCTTAGCCTTGCGTTTGCCATGCAAAAGTTGATGAATGATAAAGCACTAGTGAGGCATCTCGCTGCATGTGAAACCATGGGTTCAGCAAGTTGTATTTGCACTGATAAGACTGGAACTTTGACAACCAACCACATGATCGTTGACAAGGTTTGGATCGGTGATGTATCCAAGTCTGTCAATGGTGATACAAATATGAATGAGCTGAAGGCTGCTACTGCAGAAAGTGCTCAGGACACACTTATTCAAGGAATATTTGTGAACACGGGTTCTGAGATCGTGAAGGGAGATGACGGCAAAAAAACTATCTTAGGCACACCAACTGAAGCAGCATTATTGGAGTTCGGCTTGAGCTTGCAAGGAGATCTATACGGTGAGTACAATAAGTTGGCAAGAGTCAAAGTAGAGCCTTTTAACTCAGTTAAGAAAATGATGTCTGTGCTAATACAGTTACCTAATGGAGGCCTCCGGTCCTTCTGTAAAGGTGCGTCAGAACTTATTTTAGGGCAGTGTGATACTTTCCTCAATAGTGAAGGAAATCTAGCACCACTGTCAGAAATGCAAAAGCAAAATGTCTTAAATATAATAAACTCATTTGCTTCTGAGGCATTAAGAACGCTTTGTATCGCGTTTAAGGATCTGAATGAAATTCTTGATGATCAAACAATACCAGAGGATGGTTACACACTAATAGCACTTTTTGGCATAAAGGATCCAGTCCGTTCTGGTGTAAGGGATGCAGTAATGACCTGCATGGCTGCTGGAATTAAAGTAAGAATGGTGACTGGAGACAACATCAATACTGCTAAAGCGATTGCCAAGGAATGTGGAATATTAACCGAGGATGGAATAGCAATCGAAGGAAGAGAGCTTCACGATAAGAGCACAGATGAATTGAAGGAGATCCTGCCTAAAATTCAG GTAATGGCCCGGTCCTTGCCGATGGACAAATATAAATTGGTGACAAGCCTAAAAAGCATGTATCAAGAGGTCGTGGCAGTTACTGGTGATGGAACAAATGATGGTCCAGCATTGCGTGAGTCAGACATAGGTCTGGCCATGGGCATTGCCGGAACTGAG GTTGCGAAAGAAAATGCCGATGTTATAATAATGGATGATAATTTCAGTACCATTGTAAATGTTGCTAGATGGGGTCGTGCGGTTTACTTGAACATTCAGAAGTTTGTGCAGTTCCAGCTTACAGTTAATATAGTGGCTCTGATAGTGAATTTCATCTCAGCGTGTATCATAG GTACTGCACCACTTACTGCCGTCCAGTTGCTATGGGTGAACATGATCATGGATACATTAGGAGCCTTGGCCTTAGCGACAGAGCCACCTAATGATGAAATGATGAGGAGACCACCTGTGAAACGGGGGCATAGTTTGATCACTCTGGTCATGTGGAGAAATATTCTTGGGCAGGCTTTATATCAGCTCCTTGTACTTGGCACTCTCATGTTTGTTGGTAAGAGGATCCTGAACATCGAAGGCCCAAATGCAGATAGAACCATCAATACCctcattttcaactcttttgTGTTTTGCCAG GTTTTCAACGAGATAAATAGCAGGGAAATGGAAAAGATCAACGTGTTCAGAGGGATACTAAAAAATTGGATCTTCATCAGTATATTGACAGCAACCGTCATATTCCAAGTAATTATAGTGGAGTTTCTTGGAACCTTTGCAAACACTGTACCCTTGAGTTGGGAGCTGTGGTTGCTCAGTGTTATTCTTGGCTCGGTCAGTATGGTCATCTCTGTTATCCTCAAGTGCATTCCCGTCGAATCTAGAAAAACAAATATTATGCCCCATGGCTACGAGTTGCTTCCTGAAGCCCCAGAAACAGTTTAG
- the LOC136512320 gene encoding probable glycerol-3-phosphate dehydrogenase [NAD(+)] 3, cytosolic, giving the protein MVGSYANGGGAAALVAEEKLDALRRLLGKSDGDPLRVVGVGAGAWGSVFCALLQDAYGRHRDRVQVRVWRRPGRAVDRADAERLFEVINSREDVLRRLIRRCAYLKYVEARLGDRTLHADEILRDGFCLNMLDTPLCPLKVVTNLQEAVWDSDIVVNGLPSTETREVFEEIGRYWKERITQPLIISLAKGIEASLDPVPRIITPTQMISNATGVPLENILYLGGPNIASEIYNKEYANARICGADKWRKPLANFLRQPHFIVWDNSDLITHEVMGGLKNVYAIGAGMVAALTNESATSKSVYFSLCTSEMVYITHLLAREPEKLAGPLLADTYVTLLKGRNAWYGQKLAKGELTLEMGDSIKGKGTIQGVSAVNAFYELLSQGSLSVMHPETKKTVAPVELCPILKTLYKILIKRELTTNSILQAIRDESMYDPRERIELAQRQSLYRPSLLGLPKGDAKA; this is encoded by the exons ATGGTGGGGAGCTACGCGAACGGTGGCGGGGCTGCGGCGCTGGTGGCAGAGGAGAAGCTGGACGCGCTGCGGCGGCTGCTAGGGAAGTCGGACGGCGACCCGCTGCGGGTCGTCGGGGTGGGCGCCGGGGCGTGGGGGAGCGTGTTCTGCGCGCTGCTGCAGGACGCGTACGGCCGGCACCGCGACCGGGTGCAGGTGCGCGTGTGGCGCCGGCCCGGCCGCGCCGTGGACCGCGCCGACGCCGAGCGCCTCTTCGAGGTCATCAACTCCCGCGAGGACGTCCTGCGCCGCCTCATCCGCCGCTGCGCCTACCTCAAGTACGTCGAGGCGCGGCTCGGGGACCGCACGCTGCACGCCGACGAGATCCTCCGCGACGGCTTCTGCCTCAACATGCTCGACACCCCGCTCTGCCCGCTCAAGGTCGTCACCAACCTGCAGGAGGCCGTCTGGGACTCCGACATAGTCGTCAACGGCCTGCCCTCCACGGAGACCAGGGAGGTGTTCGAGGAGATCGGGAGGTACTGGAAGGAGCGGATCACCCAGCCGCTCATAATCTCGCTGGCAAAGGGGATCGAGGCGTCGCTCGACCCTGTGCCCCGGATCATTACGCCCACGCAGATGATCAGCAATGCAA CTGGAGTTCCGTTGGAGAACATTCTGTATCTTGGAGGCCCAAACATTGCTTCTGAGATTTATAACAAAGAATATGCGAATGCTCGCATATGTGGAGCTGACAAGTGGAGGAAACCTCTTGCGAATTTCTTGAGGCAACCCCATTTCATTGTATGGGACAATAGTGATCTCATTACTCATGAAGTCATGGGCGGCTTAAAAAACGTATATGCCATTGGGGCTG GTATGGTGGCGGCCCTTACGAATGAGAGTGCAACCAGCAAATCAGTATACTTTTCACTTTGCACATCTGAAATGGTATACATCACCCATCTTCTAGCACGAGAGCCCGAGAAACTTGCAGGACCCTTATTAGCTGATACATATGTCACACTGCTGAAAGGTCGCAATGCATGGTACGGGCAGAAGTTAGCTAAGGGAGAACTGACTCTAGAAATGGGGGACAGCATCAAAGGCAAAGGGACTATCCAG GGTGTTTCTGCAGTCAATGCATTTTATGAACTGCTGAGCCAGGGAAGCCTAAGCGTGATGCATCCAGAAACCAAGAAGACCGTTGCTCCTGTTGAGCTATGCCCAATACTCAAAACACTTTACAAAATTTTGATCAAGAG GGAGCTTACGACCAATTCGATCCTCCAGGCAATACGTGATGAATCAATGTATGATCCACGGGAAAGAATTGAGTTGGCACAGAGGCAGTCTCTTTACCGGCCATCTCTTCTTGGCCTACCTAAAGGTGACGCCAAGGCCTAA